From Deltaproteobacteria bacterium HGW-Deltaproteobacteria-6:
AAACTGGAATGCGATCTGCCCATCCGGCTTCCCACAGGCGATATCCGCTGGCGCCGCTTTATATCATCACCCCGTAAATATCCGGACGGGAGTGTTATATGGGACGGCATCGAACTAGACATCACCGAGCACAGAAAAGCCGAAGAAGAACGGCTGCGTTTGCAGCAGCGTCTGCAGCAGGTGGAAAAGATGGAAGCCATCGGAACGCTGGCCGGCGGCGTCGCCCACGACCTCAATAATATCCTCGGCATCCTTGTCGGCTATGCAGATCTTATTTTGGTCAATCTCCCGCAGGACAGCCCTTTGCACAAACATGTCGAAAAAATGATGCAGGCCGGCGTCCGGGCGGCGGCGATTGTTCAGGACCTTCTGACACTGGCCCGCAGAGGCGTCCATGCGGAAAGCGTTGTTAATCTTAATGCCATCATCACCGATTTCCGGAAAACGCCGGAATTTGAAAACCTTCAGACGTCCAATCCCTTGATCCGCATGGAGTTCAATCTGGCCCCGGACCTGCTGAATATCAAAGGTTCCACGTCCCACGTTTCCAAAACGTTCATGAACCTTCTGACCAACGCAGTAGAAGCCATGCCCAACGGGGGCCGGTTAACCGTGACGACGGAAAACAGAAATCTGGACGCGCCGGTCCATGGATATGATGACGTCCGCGAAGGCGATTATGTTGCACTGACTGTTTCCGACACCGGTGAAGGCATCGCTGATGAAGACCTGAAACACATCTTCGAACCCTTCTACACGAAAAAAGTCATGGGACGAAGCGGAACCGGCCTGGGACTGGCCGTCGCCTGGGGCACCATCAAGGATCATAAAGGATATATCGACGTTGAAAGCAAGAAGAACAAGGGAACAGCCATGATCCTGTACTTCCCGGTCACCAGGGAGGAACTGCCCGAATCATCGGCCGCCATTCCTTTGTCCGACTATATCGGCAAGGATGAATCTATTCTTGTCGTGGATGATATCAAGGAGCAAAGAGAACTGGCTTCCACACTTCTGGGAAATCTGAACTACCGGGTTGCCGCGGTGGCCAGCGGCGAGGAAGCCGTCGAATATCTGAAATCCCGCCGGGTTGACCTGATTGTTCTTGATATGATAATGGATCCGGGCATGGACGGGTTGGATACGTATATAAAAATTCTTGAAATCCATCCGAAACAGAAAGCCATTATCGTCAGCGGCTTTTCAGAGTCAAATCGCGTACAAACCGCGCAGGCGCTCGGCGCCGGCGCTTATCTGAGAAAACCTTATATCATGGAGAAGCTGGGCATAACCATACGAAAGGAACTGGACCGTTCGGCATGAAAAGCGGAAAACGGAAGACGAATAACTGCCAATGGATATCATAATATTTTCATGCTGACCTGCGACCCCGTATACAGACAGCTTCAAGTTCAAATGGACCGCTATCCGATCGGCTATCCTTCAACCAAAAGCGGCGTGGAAATTGACATTCTGAAATATTTTTTCACACCGCTTCAGGCAAAGGTTGCTTTGTGCCTGACGCTCCGATCCATCCCCGTCTCTTCCATCCGCAAAAGGCTCAGCAATAAGTTCCATGTGGAAATGTCCTATGATGATCTGTCGGCAACACTCGATGGCATGTTCCGGAAAGGCGTCATCAGGCGATCGGAAAACACCGGCGGCCCGCCGCGCTACGGCATTGCCATGCTGGCCATCGGCATGTTCGAATATCATGTCAACGATCTCACCCCCACACTGGTGGAAATGATGCACCGCTACTTTGATGAAGCTTTCGACGCGGAATTTTTTCGCTCATCCCTGCCCCAGCTGCGCACCAGTCCGCATCTGCAGGCGATTGTTCCGGAATATATCGTTGATACTTATGACAACATGCGTCACTTCATCACGCACACCACAGAAACGCTTCATGTGACCAACTGTGTCTGTAAACAGGGCGAGGCCCTGATCGGAAAGCCCTGCAAACAAACGGATAATTTTGAAGTCTGCCTGCTGATCGGATCGGAAAGCTACGCGGCGCGCGGCCGGGCCAGAAAGATTTCCCGGGAGGAATGCCTCGCCATACTGGACATGGCTGAAAAAAAAGGGATGGTGCTGCAGCCCGGAAATTCCAAAAAGCCCAACTGCATCTGCATTTGCTGCGGCTGCTGCTGCGGCGTTTTAACCACCGCCAAAAAACAGCCCCGTCCCGCCCGTTTTTTTGCGACAAATTATTACAGCTGCATCGATGCCGCCGCCTGCACGGGATGCGGCGTCTGCGTGAAACGATGTCCCATGGAGGCCGTCATTCCCGAGGATAAAATCTTCCGGGTGGATTTGGACCGGTGCATCGGTTGCGGCCTGTGCGCCACCCGCTGCAAGCCCGGAGCCGCAAGACTGATCAAGAAAGACAAGGTAACTGTACCGCCGATGAACACGGAGATGCTCTATTTAAGCATCCTGATGGAAAGAGCTGGCAGAAAAAAGATGATCGTCAATATGCTCCGGCTGCTTTTCGGAAAACCCTTATGATTTTTACCGTCCGGGGCACGGAAAATTAACGACGTCATCCTGCGGGCCAAAGTCCGTCGTCTGACAGACGATTGCAGGTTGACATCCGGGTCTTTACTCTTTATAGATACGCTGATCAAGGATCTACGGATCAACCGCAGGGAAGCATGACGCCTATGAATTACAAAAAAACAAGGGAAGTCTGCAGAGGGCTGGAATTCGGAACCTCGCTCAATGTTCAGTTCGAAAATATCGGTTCGGCAAAAACATCCATCATCGGCTTTGAGCGCGGCAAGTTCCTCATTATCCGCCCCCCCGCCCTTGGCGGCATTGAAACCGGCCTGTTCAAAAAAAACCGCACCATCGTCACTTACCTTCACGAAGGGATGATCTATGGTTTCCGCTGCACGATGATCGGACTCATCAAGGCGCCGTTCCCTCTGCTGATCCTGTCTTATCCGGAATCAGCGGAAGAAATCAATTTACGGGGGCAAAAACGATTGTCGTGCATTCTAAACGGACAGGTCACGGTCGACGGTATTTCCCTGCCCATCAGCATCCAGGACATCAGCCTGTCCGGATGCCGCCTGATCATCTCCGACGTTGCCCACGCGCCTTCATCCCTGTATGCCATTGGCTGTGCCATCACAATCACTGCGGATATGGGAAGCGAGATCAGCGAAACGGTAACCCTGACGGCCACGACGAAGAATATTCAGCAGGAAAGCAACTGCCTGAGCATCGGCGCTGCATTCAACACCATAGACAATCAGACAGACAGCAACTGTATGGACAAGGTCAGACAATACATTGCGAGCGTCCAGAAATCGATCACATTCTAGAACACAGCTTTCCCCAGCCCCG
This genomic window contains:
- a CDS encoding 4Fe-4S ferredoxin, yielding MLTCDPVYRQLQVQMDRYPIGYPSTKSGVEIDILKYFFTPLQAKVALCLTLRSIPVSSIRKRLSNKFHVEMSYDDLSATLDGMFRKGVIRRSENTGGPPRYGIAMLAIGMFEYHVNDLTPTLVEMMHRYFDEAFDAEFFRSSLPQLRTSPHLQAIVPEYIVDTYDNMRHFITHTTETLHVTNCVCKQGEALIGKPCKQTDNFEVCLLIGSESYAARGRARKISREECLAILDMAEKKGMVLQPGNSKKPNCICICCGCCCGVLTTAKKQPRPARFFATNYYSCIDAAACTGCGVCVKRCPMEAVIPEDKIFRVDLDRCIGCGLCATRCKPGAARLIKKDKVTVPPMNTEMLYLSILMERAGRKKMIVNMLRLLFGKPL